One Euphorbia lathyris chromosome 1, ddEupLath1.1, whole genome shotgun sequence DNA segment encodes these proteins:
- the LOC136209824 gene encoding nudix hydrolase 8-like: MELKLLHSKSLSYSEIDTTYSSHFSSSRHFGGVNFSTDSSCCRGGVLKVSCSNTSNGTYYLSRKIIDSAEQEKFVGENYYNGKSRPFTGNVEVLDAFDDEYGGVVVDSNRLPDSSDVFASSLRLSVSHWKITGKKGIWLKLPLERSELVPISVKEGFEYHHAEPGYLMLTYWLPEGPCMLPTNATHQVGVGGFVINDQNEVLVVQEKFCAPSSEGLWKIPTGFIHESEEIYSGAVREVKEETGINTEFIEVVAFRHAHNLAFDKSDLFFVCMLKPSSTQIMVDDLEIQAAKWMPLVEFVEQPLIWGDSMFKKIIDICVARLGKRYCGLSAHKMLSKFDGRLSCLYYNVVDNDVNCRGN, translated from the exons ATGGAGTTAAAGCTTCTTCATTCTAAATCTCTGTCTTATTCGGAGATAGATACAACATATTCCAGCCACTTTTCCAGTTCAAGGCATTTTGGCGGTGTCAATTTCTCCACAGACTCCTCTTGTTGCAGAG GGGGAGTTTTAAAGGTGTCTTGTTCAAATACTTCGAATGGTACTTATTATCTGTCCAGGAAGATCATTGATTCAGCCGAGCAAGAAAAATTTGTGGGAGAGAATTATTACAATGGTAAATCAAGGCCTTTTACTGGAAATGTGGAAGTGCTTGATGCATTTGATGATGAGTATGGAGGAGTTGTTGTTGATTCAAATAGGCTACCAGATAGTTCAGATGTCTTTGCTTCTTCTCTTCGCCTCTCTGTTTCTCATTGGAAAATAACG GGAAAGAAGGGGATTTGGCTCAAGTTACCACTGGAAAGATCAGAGCTTGTTCCCATCTCTGTAAAG GAAGGTTTTGAGTATCACCATGCAGAACCAGGATATCTGATGTTGACTTACTGGCTTCCTGAAGGGCCTTGCATGCTTCCTACTAATGCTACACATCAAGTTGGGGTTGGAGGATTTGTCATCAATGACCAAAATGAG GTTCTTGTAGTACAAGAGAAATTCTGTGCTCCATCCTCAGAGGGTCTATGGAAAATACCAACTGGTTTCATTCATGAG TCAGAAGAGATTTACAGTGGAGCTGTTAGAGAAGTGAAGGAGGAAACTGGT ATTAACACCGAGTTCATAGAAGTCGTAGCATTCCG GCACGCGCACAATTTGGCGTTTGATAAGTCGGATTTATTCTTCGTGTGCATGTTAAAGCCTTCGTCAACTCAGATCATGGTTGATGATCTCGAAATTCAAGCAGCCAAG TGGATGCCCTTAGTTGAGTTTGTAGAGCAGCCGTTAATCTGGGGAGATAGCATGTTCAAGAAAATCATAGACATATGTGTTGCGCGGCTGGGGAAACGTTACTGCGGATTATCTGCGCATAAAATGCTATCCAAATTTGATGGGAGATTATCATGTCTCTACTATAATGTTGTGGATAATGATGTTAACTGCAGAGGCAATTGa